The genomic stretch actgaaaagatcaagattcaaaaatcaagtaTGAAATTATGAAGCATACAAGTTGGCTCAGCCGGAAATCTGGAGGAGTATCAAGTTCAATGTTAGCATGGTCAGTGCTGTCTAAATTTTGACATTCTTCCAAGTCCATTTTCAAGGCTTCTGCACCCATGGCAGCATAATCAGATAAGCATAGATTGCTCTTTTTTACTTCTTCACCAGCACAGGAAGATTGACTCTGAAGAAACTCCTCGCAAATAGCAATCCCCTCTGCTAGCTGCTGAGAGTCCAGCAGGTACTGCGATTCACCTTCCCACCATTTTGTATCCTCTGTTGGATGCTCACCTTGATCATCAGGCTTATCACCCTCAAGAtgcacatgatgctcttcatctccagaatgatgaacatTTGACTATTATACAAGAGTTTCCAGTCAGAGACAACCATATGGATAACATAGCAGAAGAAAATATATTGCAACAGAATTCAACCTTTTCTTTTAACTAAGgtgataatttttcaaagattATGTTGGAACAAAAAAGTAGATATACTAATTCAACAATGGGTACCTGACCAGATATCACTTCAAGTCTCTCAACATGGTCTTGCTTATCACCGGAATTCTGTTCAGGAGAACCTGGTACAGCACCTGGAGCAGGGTCTAGCTCAGTAACAACATTGTGGTCTATCTCCATGGTGAGATTTTGTCCATTTTTATCACCTAGATCTTGTCCATTTTTTTCACCTGGCTTGGACTGCTGCTGATAGAATATTTTAGACACAACATATTCACCATCCTTCTCATCTTCCCCTGTGCCCAAATGGTATTGGTGCATTACCCAATTTGTTTTCTCAGGTTTTTCACCCTTTGTTGTGCTCATATACAAAACCATTATCTTCTTGCATCCAAGGTGTCTCCCATCCACAATTACTGGTTTTGTCTTGCCAGTCTTATGCCAGCGAacatctacaagatcatcagtgtTTATCTTCCGCCTTTTCCTTGTTCCAATATTGTATGCCTTGAAAGTCCTATGAAAAAAGTGAGACACACTTCCATCCTGCTTGACACCTACCAGTCAGAAATTATGCACCGATTAGCAAACTTAAATATaacatccatatatatatatatatatatatatatatatatatataaaattgtaCATAACCATCTTAATGTCAAATAGAAAAATGAGCTGCCTCCGAAATATATAGGCAACCTGACATCATACCATGAAGCATTAGTTTAAGAGGCAGCGAACAAAGTCTAAAAAGATTCCTTACTCAATCTTTTAaaatttcaatgataaaattCCAGAATGTTCTCATTCTTCTTCTTGCTTCACCACTTTCCATCACCATGACCACACCATCTCTACCAACACCACCATATCCCTTGCTCCTTATCCTCTGCCACTGCAACCTCCACCACCATATTGTCTCAACCATCAGCACCACACTACACCCCAGCATCACATCTTCTAACCTTTTTGTTCCATCACCACTATTGTCCCCTACCTCAACATGGCCAATCTGCCTATTCTAGCACATACTGATGGCTGTGATGATGATGAAGGAAAATGAACAAATGGACAAAGGATGAAAGAGTTTATTTTCCCCAAATCAAAGAGATTTGGgaatatcctttttttttgttgatgaccatGCCTGAAATGGATTATTTGCAATAAAATGCACTATAATCAGTTGGAAAAATCATGATAAGATggtgaaaaaaggaaaagaaaattttaaatgttACCTGGCAGCTTCTTAGGATGAGTGTAGCATATTCCATCTTCTTCCTCAACAGTTAGAATGAATTCATTAATGAAAGGATGTGGTTTTGCATCACCTGTCCCAACTTTTGCCATCAAATGTGATATCAACTCTTGGTCGGATGGATCAAATTTCACACCTTTGGGCAACCCTGGCCATTCCTGGACAACCTGAAGATAGGATAGATTATATTCACGAATTAAGAAAGGTCTTCTTCAgctattaaaaatttaataatacaTCATATCAAATATGGCTTTTGGTTCTCTTTGTCAAAAGTAAACTTCCGATAATAATTCAACAGCTAGCAAATAGCTTTAGTTGACATCTAATATAATCCACCAGAAATATAGAGTAGAATAACCTTGTTGATAAGAGTACCATAATTGCATTCCAACATAAAATACATTGACATCTAAAAAATCGAGCATACATCACTGTTATCTATGACATGGTTGCATCTAGGACAAGCTTTAGTTGGGTTGCTTATCCATTTGACTTTGCTCGGGTCCACTGTAGCAGAGGCATTTTTAATCTTTGTCGCGATTCTTTTACTGTCAATTAACCAAGATGGGCTGCATAAGAAAATTTCATTTTTTAGTCTCAAAGcagaaaatattaaataaaataagttAAGTAATTTATCCAACTATTACTTGCACCTATATTGTCTAAAAGACACAAAAGAGAACAATGAATAACAAACTCCAAGAAATAGAGAAACAAAGTTCATACATTGAACCTTCAATTACCAGTCGCATATGATATTAAAGAAAAGGTAAAACCAATACAGCAAACAGAAAAGACAGCAAAACATATCATATCATGCACCATGGAACATGTTCTGATAGATCTCCAAGTCGTATGAAGCTACTTGTGAAAATAATTATGGAAATAGATTAATTGTCTCAAAATTTCCTTTTATCTTCGTATGGCTTAATATGATTATTTAACTCATTATTCTCAGTTCAAACTATTAAGTTAGATGTTCAAGATTTTCATAAAAGAAGTTAAGTTTCCAGTGATAAAGCAATATACAAAATGAAATTATCAAATTCTCATAATGTAGGGAAAGTGCTCCCCATAATTTGAGATTTTGCTTAAACAAGATTGTAAAAACAGCAAGAACTACTACATAAGTAACATTATTCACACTCCAGAATGTGATGAAAATATGTTACAGACAAGTCAATTTTACGGATGATGATTTTGTTCATTTCTCGATGTTTCATCCAAATATGTATGAGCTACCAATTTTTCAACTCAATGATTCCAAGATACTCAAAAACGAGATAgttcttataattcttttcccttggaCACAGGCTTCACAAATGCAGCATAATGTCATGATACATATGCTTAATCCAAATCTTCACCAGTTTCCACTCCCAGCTACCGATTTCTAGCTCAAGGATACTAAACATAAGTACATTAGGACCAACATGCAACATAGTCAGATATCAATAGGCCAAAAGGCATAAACTTTCCCGCAAAAGAATACCAATGTCGGTTGAATTATCACAAGTTGAAGAAGTAAGTGCAACCAAATATTATCTTGATGAGCCTTAAAAATGTGCATAATGCATATGCTACCAATTCTTTTACAAAGTGACCAATATGACCTTGATTGATAATATTAAGGACCTACATCAAGCAGCTATTCTTACAGGGTCCACCTTGGACACAACTATCTTTAAACAATTGCCTTAAATATATAACAACTAATGATTAGATTGGTTCTGTTATATCAGATAACACCATTCAACAATACAAATATGCAGTACTGTTCATCAATGGAAGGAATAGGAATGACATGATTGTCATGTTTTTGGAAAACTATTGTCAATAGAGCTAAGTGGCAGAAAGAAGTGAGACACAAACCAGATATAAATGGGACCATTTCTAATTTTGTCAGTTGTCGTTGCTTTAATTTTAGTTACATACTAGTTTATGAATCTAAAACAGACCCAACTAAAACTTAACTACTTCCTACTTTGTTCAAATCCACATGTTCCCTTCAGTCAGAGATGAAAGTTCTTTTGTTTAATTTTCAGCCAACTTGCAAGCATCTACATGGAGAAACAAACAAGTCCTGATTAATAACATGATTGCATGATCATTCAACTTATTGCCAACCAGTGAAGCAAACAACAAGCATAGGATTTAGCCAAATAAAGCTAAGTAAAAGCTAGATATTTTAAATCAGTCGCTACAATGGTGGTGCATCATTCATTGTGGCATAACTCAAATGAATGTTGATACAATGGTAATAAACAAAATAAATGGATCTTCTCAGATTCTTTTAAAGCTTCATATATGGTGCTTAGGGAAACAAAAATCAGGAAATCACAATAAAGATATTCATGAGAACAAAACACAAAAGCATCTATCTTTTAAATAAGTAGATCTTCTCAGACTCAGCTAAACCTTAACTACTCCCTACTTTGTCTGCAAATCCACGTATTCCGTTCAACCAGAGATGAAAGTTTCTTTGTTTGTCAGACAACTTGTGAGCTTCTCCTTCATGGAGAAAGAAACAAGCCCCGATTAGTAGCATGATTGCATGATCATTCAACTCATGGTGAACCAGTGAGGCAAGCAACAAACGAACTAGGACAACAAGTTTACATGACCCATATTAGGATTTAATTAAATAAAGTCAGGTAAAAGCTAGATCTTCTAAATCAGTTGCTACGATGCATCATTCTTGTAGGCAACAACTGTCAGGAATTTTACCACAacgagaagaaacaaaataagtgGATCTTCTCAGACACCAACATGACATCAAAATGAACAGTATTCTTCTAGGGCTTCATACACGGTGCTCGGGAAAACAAAGACCAGGAAGTCTCAATAAAGAAGCTTAATGAATCTTCAGACACTATCAATGACATCCGGATCAAAAATGATTCTTCTCCGAGCTTACTAGGAACAGAAACCAAGAAACCCCGGCAAAGATAGTCGTTCAAGAGAATAAACACCAAAAATTAACTTTTAAAGCTATTCGGACAAAAATATGAAAGGCAAATTGTTCGCAGCAGACGAACAACGAAAAAAGGCGCGTTATCGAGATGATCGCTTAGGCGGAGAGCAGACCTGCTCATCCTCGAATGGGGCCGTGATTAAAGAGGGCCGCAGCTTTGATTGAGATTGCCTTGGAGAAGGGAACGGAAAGAGGAGGTAAGGAAAGGGACTCGGAGATCGGAGGAGACTCGTCGCAAGGTACTTTAGGGTTGGGGATCGGTCGGTGTGTGATTAGCAACGGAGCGGAAATTATAGAAATTTGAAGCGACTGTGACTGGGGACTGCAGTTTGTCTTTGATACGACGGCCAACGGCAAAAAAAAGGCGTGGACGTGTCTTTCAAAGCGCGTTCTTTAAGCCAACCCAGTGAAAGACCAGTTTAGGCCTGTTATATATCTTGCGCTTTTATTGGTTGGCCCAAGAGAGATCTAAATgcgtctttttctttttctgttttggTTCTTTTATTTAATCCTAAAATAGTGAATTAGGTCTACGAAAaaacacgtatatatatatatgcattttaaataaatatatacttTTCTAAGTTCCAaaaatagcatatatatatatatatatattaaatgtttaaaatttcTGGATATGTCATTCAATAGGTTAATTACTCTAATcgtgtaaaaaaataaaaatatattgaatATTTAGAACATCCTTTACACTTTGGTTGACTATTTGACTTTTCATTTCCTAAATTTAAGTTTAAAGTGCAAAACACAAAGACTATTAATTTAGGATAAAtatgtatttaaaatttttaaaagtcAATGTCATTGATGGCAAATCGTGAAGATtaacctcaatatattttatgtGAAAATTCCAGGATTAAATAAACTAAAATAATGTTTAGATGGGGTATAAAAATTGAATTACTAATTTTGAAGCTGTGTGCaattttattaaaatgaatctcaCCCAACCCGGACGAACCGGTCCAATCGGTCCAGTCGGTCCAACCGGGCCACTACGAACCCTTTATGACGTCAAAGTGGAGGGGCGCTCGTAGGCGTAGAGAGATGAACACGGATATAGCGGCTGCGGTGAAGCCGGAGTACCCGGTGGTCGACCGGAACCCTCCCTTCACCAAGACCGTGGCCAACTTCAACACCCTCGACTACCTCCGCCTTCTCACCATAACTGGAGTCTCCGTCACCGTCGGCTACCTCTCCGGTACACCCTCCATTTCCTCCTTCTCCTCGTCTTTTTATTCTACATTCTCTTAATGTCTAGGATTATTCCTCCTCATCGGTGATTGTGACGATGTTGATCTGGTTGCAGGGATCAAACCCAACGTCCGAGGCCCGTCCACGGTGACTGGCGGCCTCATTGGCGTCTTGGGAGGCTTTATGTACGCTTACCAGAATTCTGCCGGCCGCCTCATGGGTTTCTTCCCCAACGATGACGAGGTGGCTCGCTACAAGTAGTCTGACTGTCACTGTCACCCCTTCTTTTTCGCTCTTCTTTTTGCAATAATTTCCTATAAGAAGTAGGTTTTATCATTGATGGTTACTTGTGCTTTTGTTTACAGACGCCTGTTGTTTTCTGTGGTATAAGTGCCTTAATGTTTAGCAATTATAGTTGTTGGTCATGTCCTGTGAATGTGATACTTTTGGATTCGTACTGGTGCAGAGAAGTTTGGAGTCGAATGAATAAACTTATTTTTTCTGATAAATGAAAATGCATAAATTGTTGATCGATGTCAGGGATTTGGGCAGAATTTGCTTTTGGTTTGAGTTTGGTGCCTAGAGTCACTTGATCATCTTTTTTACTTGGTAGTTCTTTTATCTTGGGTGAGAACTCTGATAACTCTAGATTTGTTTCTTGTGTATAATTGCATATTATATGCATAATTGATGGGGTTTGGAATGTGGCTATTGCTTAAAGTTCTGTAATGTTTATATTATGTAGAGTTATTGCATCAATATATTTCCATTTTGGATACTTTTTTTTGAAGTGCTATGTTTTCTCTTTTGATGATCTTTGTGATTGTTTTTGTTCTGATTCATCAGAAGTTCTTGATATGTTATTCTTAATTTCCTTTCATGTATCTGCATGTTTGTTATGTTCTTAACCAAGTGTATAAGTCTCTTGGCATCGACCGTTCAGATAAAATTGTTGATATAAATATTCATCAAAGTTGTAAACCCACCAGTAATTTGTGAATATTCTTAATTTCCTTTCATATATCTGCATGTTTGTTATGTTCTTAACCAAGCGTTTAAGTCTCTTTGCATCGAGCATTCAGATAAAATTGTTGATATAAATATTTAACTAAGTTGTTAACCTGCCAGTAATTTGTGAATTGCTGTGGAGTTTGTAATAAACTCTTCTTAGATTAAATTTCATGACTTTTATGTGTTGAAGACAATTTTGATTTCCTTCATGAACATATGTTCATATTAGTGGCTCTTTTCCTGTATTTTGTGATCCACAACAATTTCTGCTTCTTTTTTATGTTCCTGTATTTACttcattttatcatacgaatgagCTGGGCCATTGCATTCGTTCGTCTAATATTTAAGTTCCAGAGTTTTCTTGTTGCTCAGGAGCAAGAAATGGACTAAATATTCAATTATTTATAAACTGGTGGACTTGGTTGCGAGTCACCTTTGAAATTATACTTTTGTCAGGTTGTAAAATTGTTATCTGTTAACTTGATTCTTCCACAAACCTGTCATATTAAGTATTTTGTTATATCAACACCTGAGTTTAGTGTAATTTTCCATGGTACCATGGTCTGATGCTTGAATGGTAGCGAGGTTGATGTGTTAATGATTAATATGATGTACTTATCTAGTCCAGAGCTCCATAGGCATTCTATTAGTCTTCTGAGATGTGAATCTTCATCACTGGGGTGATAGTTGCAGATATCCTTTCAAATTGATACTTGCTATGGGATTCCTCATTTGTGATTTGTTGCAAATATAGAActatttgttttcctttttcctATAAACACTAGTTGCTGATATATGCTTAACATGATCTTGGATAGAGATTGGTGTGCGCGCCCGTATGTGTGGTTCTTTTCTATatcaaaatgataatgataaaaaaatcatgatgaacatcgaatgaagttaaaaaaacTGTATTAATGATTATGCTGCAGCATGGCTTCTTGGGTGACCTTAATGAACATTTTAATTGGTCAATTGAAATGCCTATTCACAAATGTATTAGGGGATGATTGAGAGGTAAGGGCCAAGCAATTGTTGAGCTTTAACAAACTGGATGAGGTGTGGTAGTACCTATCATGATTTCCTGAATGCTTAGATGCAAGTGCCTACTCCTTTTCCTCAGTAAATTTGTGTTTGTATGCAAATGGAGCCAGATATACTTATGCAAAAGGTGTATATCCTTGGCATATTTGCATTAGTATTTGAATCTGGCTATCtaaaatttttaggacacacatgcAGATAAAGGTTGTTTTGAGTTTAAATTTGTCCTAATATCTTATTATATCTACAAGTACCAAGTTTACCTATATTAATGCAAGAAAAAACTGTTTGATTGATTTTTCTATGTATACTATATTCTTTCatcatgtttctttttctttttgcatttactttgaaaatTGTCTACCTTGGAAATATGATTGACAGATCTACATTAGTTTCTAAATAACATTAACATTTATACATGCCTAAACTCTGATtctgttatatttcttttatatatctGGTTTAGATCTTTACAAAAATATGGTCACAGAATCATGCAGCTGATTGGTATTTTTGTTCTCTTGTATACATTAATTTAGAGTCGATACTAATGTGGTTTCTCCAATATCTGAGCCATATTCATCCTAATTTCATCTCTACTCTTAGGATATTTTAATCGTCGTAATGGTGAATCTAGTTGTATGGTGTTTGAAAACTCATGATaaattctttattttattttttgtttgtttagtatgttatgcttttttttgtttagaaaaatACAGGTTTCTGGTTTTATGTTTTGTTTGAAATAATGGAAAATACTTCAATTAATCTTCTTGTCGGGATAAAGAGTTGAGAAGTCGCAAAGAGGATGCTTTAGAAATGTTTTTTTGGTTTCAAAatcagaaataaaaataaatttgttgATCATATAAGGAAGCATCCTGTTCATGAACACAGACAATATCAATAAATATTGCAAACCATGTTCACTTATCTTTGCATTCGCCACACAAATAACTATTGAGCTTCTCTAAATAACTacacaaataaatcaattttACTCTTTTAAGGCACAACCTTATTGTTGAAGATTTCGTACATGACGAGCCAGATAACATTACGTATAGCTAAATAAAATGTTAATTATGCTCAATCCAATAAATCTATCATTCTCAATAAGCCATACGTATCTTAGACTGCATCTCCGCCTGTGGCGATATTACCACTGTGAGGTGCGTCCGGTTGGACTAACTCCTACAACTAACCTATCCGAGCGCCTCTTCCAACTTGGCCTCGACATCTCCGCCTCGCTTCTTAAGCGTCCAACCGACCCAATCGGTTCCTCGGCCGCAACGACAGCAACAATAAGTAGAACCCCATCTTTGCCGTCGCCACCACCAATGGCCGCGTCTCCGTCGACCACATCCGTCGCCGGCGCAGGCCCGCTActgtccttctcctcctccctttcctccCCCTCCCGCCGCCTCCTCCTGCCCCTCGTCCGCCGCAGCAGCGGCGGCGCAGGGCGCCGTGCCGCACGGATCCCCGCCATCAGCGCCAAGATCCGGGAGATCTTCATGCCGGCGCTGAGCTCCACTATGACGGAGGGCAAGATCGTGTCCTGGGTGAAGTCCGAGGGCGACCGCCTGTCCAAGGGCGAGAGCGTGGTCGTTGTCGAGTCCGACAAGGCCGACATGGACGTCGAGACCTTCTATGATGGCATTCTTGCCGCCATCGTCGTCCCTGCTGGAGAGTCGGCCCCCGTCGGCGCCCCCATCGGCCTCCTTGCCGAGACCGAGGACGAGGTCCCCCTCGCCAAGGCCCAGGCCCAGTCTCAATCCCAGTCTCAACCCGCACCCGTGACCCAATCCCCTCCTTCTCCTCCCTCCGTTGCCGCCCCTTCTCCTCCACCTCCGCCTCCGGCTCCGGTAGCCACTCCGGTGGCTGTTTCGGAGGGGCCGAGGAAGATCGTGGCCACGCCTTTTGCCAAGAAGCTCGCGAAACAGCACAAGGTGGATATCGGGACCGTGGTCGGGACAGGGCCTTATGGAAGGATCACCCCTTCCGACATCGAGGCCGCGGTTGGAATCCAGCCAAAGGTGCCTGTAAGTTCTCCATCTCCTGCCGTGACTCCACTGCCTCAGTCTCCAGCTCCAAGTGCTGATAGAAGCGCCAAAGCTCCAGCGGCTGCTCTGCCTCCTATTCCTGGCTCCACTGTTGTTCCCTTCACCACGATGCAGGCTGCTGTGTCAAAGAACATGGTGGAGAGCCTCTCGGTGCCGACTTTCCGTGTCGGATATCCTGTGACGACTAATGCGCTTGATGCCCTCTATGAAAAGGTATACTTTTATctgtctttatttttttttcaaaattttttactttttaatctaAAAATTGTATTCGGCTACAAGATTCGTTCATTATCTTGTAGGATTGAGATTTTCATTATGATTTATGAGAAGAGGTTTGGTTACACATTTATAGATTACTTTGTTAAATTCCTTACCTGGAATTTTTATCAGGTCAAACCCAAGGGTGTCACCATGACCGTGCTATTGGCTAAGGCTGCAGCTATGGCACTTGCAAAGCATCCGGTTGTGAATGCAAGCTGCAAGGATGGAAAGAGTTTTACTTACAATGAGAGCATCAACATTGCAGTTGCTGTGGCGATTGATGGCGGACTGATAACCCCTGTTCTCCAGGATGCAGATAAGGTTGTAAAAAGATATAGATCGATCACTGGTCaatatctctttttttgtttGTCTGTAATTAATCAGTAATTTTATCTGTACAGTTGGATATTTACTTGCTCTCTCAAAGATGGAAAGATCTGCTAAAGAAGTCTCGTGCTAAGCAGCTTCAACCCAATGAGTACAGCTCAGGTAAATGTTTATCAAGTCTCTCTAGGGTTTGCTTAATGTGTTTTTGGTTTGGTTTTCTTCTAAGTGGATGGTCATTTTTGTCTAGGAACATTTACTGTCTCCAATTTGGGTATGTTTGGGGTGGACAGATTTGATGCTATTCTTCCACCTGGTCAGGTATGTTATGTAGTCGTGATTTTCTGATTGGAATATCAGCTTTTTATAATTGTAGTGACTCATTTAATTTGTTTGATTTGTGTTAAGGGGGCTATTATGGCAGTTGGAGCTTCAAAGCCCACTGTTGTTGCCGATGCTGATGGTTTCTTCTCTGTTAAGAGTAAAATGCTGGTATGTTAACATTTTGCTGTCATAGGTATTCTTGCCTGAATGCCGTTAGCTTCTATGGTTTATGCTAATAGTTGCATTGTCTTtgtgtattttataaattaagaaCTTTTTAATCTGATTGGCACTCTGAAGATACACTAATGTTCGCCTTATATGTATCAGATAGTTTAACACAGGCCATATGCACTGGTTGGTCGA from Musa acuminata AAA Group cultivar baxijiao chromosome BXJ1-3, Cavendish_Baxijiao_AAA, whole genome shotgun sequence encodes the following:
- the LOC135618305 gene encoding SUPPRESSOR OF GAMMA RESPONSE 1-like isoform X1, whose amino-acid sequence is MSSPSWLIDSKRIATKIKNASATVDPSKVKWISNPTKACPRCNHVIDNSDVVQEWPGLPKGVKFDPSDQELISHLMAKVGTGDAKPHPFINEFILTVEEEDGICYTHPKKLPGVKQDGSVSHFFHRTFKAYNIGTRKRRKINTDDLVDVRWHKTGKTKPVIVDGRHLGCKKIMVLYMSTTKGEKPEKTNWVMHQYHLGTGEDEKDGEYVVSKIFYQQQSKPGEKNGQDLGDKNGQNLTMEIDHNVVTELDPAPGAVPGSPEQNSGDKQDHVERLEVISGQSNVHHSGDEEHHVHLEGDKPDDQGEHPTEDTKWWEGESQYLLDSQQLAEGIAICEEFLQSQSSCAGEEVKKSNLCLSDYAAMGAEALKMDLEECQNLDSTDHANIELDTPPDFRLSQLEFGSQDSFLAWPGSKLAD
- the LOC135618305 gene encoding SUPPRESSOR OF GAMMA RESPONSE 1-like isoform X2, yielding MAKVGTGDAKPHPFINEFILTVEEEDGICYTHPKKLPGVKQDGSVSHFFHRTFKAYNIGTRKRRKINTDDLVDVRWHKTGKTKPVIVDGRHLGCKKIMVLYMSTTKGEKPEKTNWVMHQYHLGTGEDEKDGEYVVSKIFYQQQSKPGEKNGQDLGDKNGQNLTMEIDHNVVTELDPAPGAVPGSPEQNSGDKQDHVERLEVISGQSNVHHSGDEEHHVHLEGDKPDDQGEHPTEDTKWWEGESQYLLDSQQLAEGIAICEEFLQSQSSCAGEEVKKSNLCLSDYAAMGAEALKMDLEECQNLDSTDHANIELDTPPDFRLSQLEFGSQDSFLAWPGSKLAD
- the LOC135636694 gene encoding uncharacterized protein LOC135636694, which produces MNTDIAAAVKPEYPVVDRNPPFTKTVANFNTLDYLRLLTITGVSVTVGYLSGIKPNVRGPSTVTGGLIGVLGGFMYAYQNSAGRLMGFFPNDDEVARYK
- the LOC135618312 gene encoding dihydrolipoyllysine-residue acetyltransferase component 4 of pyruvate dehydrogenase complex, chloroplastic-like, with translation MAASPSTTSVAGAGPLLSFSSSLSSPSRRLLLPLVRRSSGGAGRRAARIPAISAKIREIFMPALSSTMTEGKIVSWVKSEGDRLSKGESVVVVESDKADMDVETFYDGILAAIVVPAGESAPVGAPIGLLAETEDEVPLAKAQAQSQSQSQPAPVTQSPPSPPSVAAPSPPPPPPAPVATPVAVSEGPRKIVATPFAKKLAKQHKVDIGTVVGTGPYGRITPSDIEAAVGIQPKVPVSSPSPAVTPLPQSPAPSADRSAKAPAAALPPIPGSTVVPFTTMQAAVSKNMVESLSVPTFRVGYPVTTNALDALYEKVKPKGVTMTVLLAKAAAMALAKHPVVNASCKDGKSFTYNESINIAVAVAIDGGLITPVLQDADKLDIYLLSQRWKDLLKKSRAKQLQPNEYSSGTFTVSNLGMFGVDRFDAILPPGQGAIMAVGASKPTVVADADGFFSVKSKMLVNVTADHRIIYGADLAAFLQTFAKIVEDPESLTL